A single genomic interval of Geotrypetes seraphini chromosome 1, aGeoSer1.1, whole genome shotgun sequence harbors:
- the TMEM215 gene encoding transmembrane protein 215: MRQDDINPRTGLVVALVSIFLVFGFMFTVSGMKGETLGDIPLLAIGPAICLPGVAAIVLAKKTDGCTKWPAKWPKHHCDCCKHPKDKEGVELLATPSEMESGKGSSNELDKKAGSKNKSIGKEDSSLSTITVPAESKSLLQKVDQGEALRYPEQCQPTNVPPGVSSISTYCVFITKRSPTDEVIHPAAEDKIVFAPSDTGAYSHRENSPYEIYHYHLNPRDANWEQETIV; this comes from the coding sequence ATGAGGCAAGATGACATTAACCCTAGGACTGGTTTGGTGGTGGCACTGGTCAGTATCTTCCTGGTTTTTGGCTTTATGTTTACTGTCTCTGGGATGAAAGGGGAAACCCTGGGAGATATTCCCCTCCTTGCCATAGGGCCAGCCATCTGTTTACCAGGTGTGGCTGCAATTGTACTAGCTAAGAAGACTGATGGTTGCACCAAGTGGCCCGCCAAGTGGCCCAAACATCATTGCGACTGTTGCAAGCACCCAAAGGACAAAGAAGGAGTTGAACTGTTGGCAACGCCTTCGGAAATGGAATCGGGCAAAGGAAGCTCAAATGAGCTGGACAAAAAGGCGGGCTCGAAGAACAAATCCATAGGAAAAGAAGACAGCTCTCTGTCAACCATCACTGTTCCAGCAGAATCCAAGAGTCTGCTCCAAAAGGTTGACCAGGGTGAGGCGCTGCGCTACCCAGAGCAGTGCCAGCCTACAAATGTACCACCGGGTGTGAGTAGCATCAGCACCTACTGTGTTTTTATTACCAAGCGCTCCCCAACAGACGAGGTGATCCACCCTGCTGCCGAGGACAAGATCGTCTTTGCACCGAGTGACACTGGTGCCTATTCTCACAGAGAAAATAGCCCTTATGAGATATACCATTACCACTTAAATCCCAGAGATGCCAATTGGGAGCAAGAGACAATAGTTTGA